CGCCGCAGGGAAATGACGGCCAGCACAGGTTCAGCCCGCCGCCGGCGTGTCACCGACAGGGCCGCAGGCAGGAGCCTCGTCGCCGGGCAGGCTCAGCCGCGCGCCGGAAAGTAGTCGCTGGGTGCCACGCCCATAATGCGGCGGAACATGGCGCTGAACGCGCTCTGGCTTTCGTAACCCAGCTCCAGAGAGACGCTCAGCACCGAGTCGCCGCGCGCCAGCCGCGTCAGCGCCTCCATCAGCCGCGCACGCCGCACCCAGTCGCTGAACTGCAGCCCGGTCTCCTGACTGAAGCGCCGGGCCAGCGTGCGGCTGCTGGCGTTAATCTGCCGCGCGCCGTTCTCCAGCGTCCAGCGATCGCCAGGCCGCGCGCGTACCGCACGGCACAGCGCCACCAGCGCGTCGCTGGACGGTTCCGGCAGGCGCAGCGGCAGCTCATCCAGCCCCCGTATCTCATCCAGGATCAGCTCATAGATGCGCTCGGCGCGGCTGGCGGGTGGGTACACCTCCGGCAGCGCCAGCGCGCTGACGATCAGTTCGCGCAGCAGCGGCGACACCTGCACCACCTGACAGCTGGCGGGCAGATCGGCGCGCGCCAGCGGATCGATAAACAGCGTCCGCGCCGCAACGTCACCGGTAATCTGCAGCGCATGATGCACGCCGGCCGGCAGCCAGACGCCGCGTCCCGGC
This portion of the Erwinia sp. E602 genome encodes:
- a CDS encoding helix-turn-helix transcriptional regulator, with translation MSSTIDFSFATRPLVPFAHDYRHGEHQPRHYHNCAQLVHTLTGVVRVETDSGHWIVPPGRGVWLPAGVHHALQITGDVAARTLFIDPLARADLPASCQVVQVSPLLRELIVSALALPEVYPPASRAERIYELILDEIRGLDELPLRLPEPSSDALVALCRAVRARPGDRWTLENGARQINASSRTLARRFSQETGLQFSDWVRRARLMEALTRLARGDSVLSVSLELGYESQSAFSAMFRRIMGVAPSDYFPARG